CAATGCTCCATGCCGAGATCGAAACGCGTCGCCTTTCGAAGGAGCCCGGGGCCGACATTTTGAGTCTCATGCTGGCCGCTCGGCATGAAGACGGATCGTCCATGTCGAGCGATGAACTGCACGACGAGCTGCTCACATTGCTTTTTGCGGGTCACGAGACGACGGGAATTGCGCTGGCGTGGGCCATATATTGGCTCCTGCGCAACCCCGATTGCATGGCTCGAGCCATGGCTGAAATCGATGCGCTGGGTGCTCATCCCGAACCCGACGCATTGGCGCGTTTGCCCTATCTCGACGCGGTCGTACACGAAACTTTGCGTCTGCATCCGATCGTGCCCGACGTTCCGCGGCAACTGGCCCGACCGCTCGAAGTCGAAGGGTATCGATTGCCGGCGGGCACGGGCATTGCCGTCGCGACCACACTCTTGCACACGCGACCCGATATTTACCCGGAGCCCGAACGATTCAGGCCCGAACGATTTCTCGAACGAAAGTTTTCCCCCTTCGAATACACGCCTTTTGGGGGCGGCGCGAGACGGTGCCTCGGTGCCGCGTTTGCCACCTACGAAATGAAGATCGTCCTCGGGACCTTACTCTCTCGATATCGGTTGGTTCTCGCCGAAAAGGACGAAGTCAAACCGAGCCGTCGCAACATCGTGCTCGGTCCCGCCACGGGCGTGCGCGTCGTGTTCATCGGACCTCGAGCGCCGCAACCGAGCGCGACCTCACGCGCCGCTGCGTGATGCGCATCGGGCTCGTCCGTGGATCGATGCGCCGTTTCCCACGACGATAGTTGCAGCTCAAAGCAATAATCCGCTTCGATTAGGTCACTCGCATGACCTCCTCCAACGTGGTCACACCCGCCATCACGCGTTTCAAGCCGGCCAGACGAAGCGGCACGAGACCTCGCGAGATGGCGAGCTCGCGCAGCTCGCGCTTCGAAGGTCGCGTTTTCAGCATATCGCGCAGGTCGTCATCGACCTCGAGCACTTCAAAAATGCCCGTGCGTCCTAGAAAACCCGTTTGGTGACACCTGACGCACCCTACACCACGTTTGAGTAGCGTACCTTTCGCCAAAAGCGTTTTCCCCGAATCA
Above is a genomic segment from Polyangiaceae bacterium containing:
- a CDS encoding cytochrome P450, giving the protein MLSRDTLPPGPSNALLQTFNYTRDPYGWLTRMRETYGDVFTVRVVNGTVVVIGNPSGAQAIFGADPDTFVPFAVDAVRPMMGPNSMLFLTGARHRRERKLLMPPFHGDRMRAYGEIIRDTALDVAARWTPGKTMAFQDTSQAISLEVIIRAVFGIQGSARVKTVREQIIQFAKDSNPVLFFFPFLQRSFFGYGPWTRFQRTKDEIGAMLHAEIETRRLSKEPGADILSLMLAARHEDGSSMSSDELHDELLTLLFAGHETTGIALAWAIYWLLRNPDCMARAMAEIDALGAHPEPDALARLPYLDAVVHETLRLHPIVPDVPRQLARPLEVEGYRLPAGTGIAVATTLLHTRPDIYPEPERFRPERFLERKFSPFEYTPFGGGARRCLGAAFATYEMKIVLGTLLSRYRLVLAEKDEVKPSRRNIVLGPATGVRVVFIGPRAPQPSATSRAAA